Part of the Chloracidobacterium thermophilum B genome is shown below.
CCTGCCGTTCGTGCTATGTTTCGTGCGACATCCGGCGCATCTGCTGCGCAACTTTCTTTCGACTGAGGCCGCTTCCCGTGAGCAAACACAAAAAAGACGACAAACACGACAAACTCAAGGACAAACGCAAAACCTCCCCACCGACCATCTTCGAGAACGTCGTTGAGCAGGCCACCGAACGCTGGGAGCAACTGGTTCACAATCCGCAGTTTGCCACCGCGCTGGCCACGGCACTCGAACAGCCCATGAATCTGGCCAACCGCGTACAGGAACTCGTCGGCGCCAGCCTGCGCACGATGAACATTCCGACGCGCGACGATTACAAGCAGCTCAGCCGCCAGCTCGATGCCATTGCTGACCAGCTTGAAGCGCTCCGGGAGCGCCTTGAAGAAATGGCCGAACGCCAGCCTGAACCGCCACCACCACCGGCTGCACCGCGCAAACGAAAAAAAGCCGCGCAAGCGGATGATGCCGAGGTCTGAACGGACACGCCCCGGCCGGTCTCTGCCATGCATCGCCCTGCTGCCCTGACCTGGAGCCTGTGGCTGCTGGCGGGCGTCGTGAGCGGCAGCGCCTACGGCCTGCGCCGGCTGGCGGAGGCCTGTCCGGCCTGGGTGGAAGGACTGTATGCCCGGCGGCTGTATCCCCTCCTGGCCGCCTGGGTAGGGTGGCCGGCCCGGCTCGTGCCTTTCTCGCTGGCCGAAGTCCTCGTGGGGTTTCTGGGGTTGGGGGGGCTTGGTCTGCTGGGCTGGGCGCTGTGGCGCGGACGGCGCGAGCGCCCACGGCTGGGCATCCTGCTGGGGCGCGGCGTGCCGGTCATCCTGCTCGTCGTCGGGCTGGGAACACACGTTTTTCTGCTTCTGTTCGGCTATCACTACGCGCGGTCGGCCGTGCGGCAGACCTTTGCGCTGACGCCGCCACCGCCCGACCCGGTGGCCCTCGAACAGTTTGCCCGTACCTGCATCGAACGGGCCAATGCCGAGCTGGCGGCTGCAGCGCCGGTGATGGATGCCGAGCAGGGCAGCCGGCTTCCCATGTCGCCAGCCCAACTGGCCAGCCTGCTGACCGAAAGTTTCCGCCGTTGCCCGGAGCTTTCCCATCTGGCCGACATCCCCTTTGCGCCGCCCAAGGCTCCCTGGTCATCGGAACTGATGGCGCGCGCCGGTATTTCCGGCATTTTCATCCCCTTCACCGGTGAGCCGCACTACGACGCGCACCAGCCGGCCAGCAGCCTGCCGTTCACGCTGGCGCACGAAATGGCGCACCAGCGTGGCTTTGCCTTTGAAAGCGAAGCCAACTTCGTCGCCGCCGTGGTGTGCCTGCGGTCAGATCACCCTTACATCCGGTATAGCGGCTGGGCAGGCGCCGCCCGGTATGCCCTCCGTGACCTGGCACGGACACCCGAGCGCTATGCGGCTGTCATGGCGTTAGCCGGTGACGGCCTGCGCGCGGACTGGCAGGCGCAGCGGCGCTACTGGTCGCGCTACGCTTCCGGTCGGCTGGCGCGCGTCTCGGCCCGGCTCAACCATGCCTACCTTCAGGCCAACGGCGTCTCGTCGGGCATTGCCAACTACGGCGAAGTCACCGGCTGGCTGCTCGCCTGGCAGGCCGCCGGCAGGCTCCCGGAACCGACCGAACGTGGCTCCTAGATGGCTATGGCCCGTGCCGCCCGCAGCGCCCGCTCGCGGGTTTCCACCAGGTCAGCGCCCAGGGCCGTGACATGCCCCATTTTGCGTCCCGGACGGGAAGCCTTTTTGCCGTACAGGTGCACCGTCACGCCCGGCACCTGCAACGCCGTTTCCAGGCCCGTCGGTTGCGCTGGCGCTTCAAAGCCGCTGAGCAGATTGACCATCACGGCCACGGGCGTACGCATGCGCGGCGACCCCAGGGGCAGGTTCAACCCGGACCGGATGTGGTTTTCAAACTGCGAGGTTTCACACGCCTCAATGGTGTAGTGGCCCGAGTTGTGTGGGCGCGGCGCAATTTCATTGATGAGCACTTCGCCGTCGTTGAGCAGAAACAGCTCAATGCCAAAGATGCCCGTCCCGTGGATGGCTTCGAGCACCTGTCGCGCCAGCGCGGTCACGTTCGCCGCCGTCGTTTCGGAAACCGCCGCCGGAGCCAGTACCGTGTGGCACACGTGGGCATGCTGGATGGTTTCCACCACCGGGTAAATCACCTCTTCCCCGCGCTGGTTGCGTACGGCCATCACGGCCAGCTCTTTGGTGAACGGGATGAATTCCTCGACCATCAGGGGGCTGCCGCGCCGGAGCAGTTTCTCAAAGGCCGGGGCAATGTCGGTGGTTCCCCGGATGAGTTCATTCCCGTAGCCGTCATAACCATTTGTCCGGCACTTGAGCACCAACGGCAGGCCGAAGCGGTGGCTGGCGGCCAGCACGTCATCGGGCGTGTCCACGGCCGTAAAGCGGGGCACGGGCAGCCCGGCCTGAGCCAGCGCCGTTTTCTGGAAAAACTTGTCCTGCACAAGGGCAATGGTCTGGGAAGAGGGTACAACCTGACACTTGCCGGTGGCTTCGAGGTAGCGCAGGATGTCGGGCGCAATGAACTCGTTTTCGAGCAGCACGACATCGGCGTAGGCAGCCACGGCATCGAGCAGCGCCGGGGATGACCAGTCACCCACGAAGCGTTCCGTAGCCAGCCGCAGGGCCGGGCTGTCGTCGCCCGGACGCGCCACGATACCCACTTCACAGCCCAGACGGTAGGCGGCCACAGCCGACATGCGCGCCAGTTGCCCGCCACCCAGAATGGCTATCCGCTGCGTCATGAACGGCTACACTTCCAGGTCAACCACAACCGGGGCATTGACGAGACGGTAACGCAGGTTGCACAGCGCCGCGTTGACAAACTCGGTCGTTCCCTTCCGCATGCGGCCGTAGGCTTCGTGAATATGGCCGAAGACGTGCAGCCGGGGGGCAACCCGCTCCACGGCCGCGCGCAGTTCGTCACAGCCAACCCGCCAGCCAAACTGCGTGCGGTCGAGAATGTCATACGGCGGCGTGTGGGTAATCAGGATGTCAATGCCTTCGGGAATCAAATCCCACTTTTCCCGCAGGGCCGTTTTTTTCCACAGGTTGAAGGCCCCGTTCATAAACCAGGGCTGCCACGGGCTGCCGTAGATTTTGAGACCACAGGCCACAGCCGAGGCGTCCAGCAGGTGGACGGCGTTTTCCAGCAGCGCATGGGGTGCTCCCTGGTTTTCCTGGGCGCAGTGATCGTGGTTGCCGGAGACGACGAACTTGTGCGGATGTGGCTGCCGGCGCAGAAAAGCGTCGAAAAGGCGGAGTTCATCCATGGTGCCACGCCGCGTGAAGTCGCCGGCATGAATGAGAATGTCACCCTCCGGCACGTGAAAGTCGTGGTTGCCGTGGGTATCGCTGATAACGACGATGCGAACGGACATACCGCATTACCTCGGAGCGCGGCGGCCATTCCCGGATGAATGGCCAGCCAGGTGATTTGGGCCACAATAGCGCATCATGTCCGCAGATTTTCCGCTTTTTTTCAGCACCGTGCCGCGCCCGACGTACCGATCAGCGCCGGGTGTCATCGGGAAAACAGCCAGGGCCGGCTGGTGCGTCAATCCGAGCCGGATGAACCGGGCAACCGGCCGTACAGGTAGGCCAATTCGCGCAGGCGTTTGGCCGCTGATGCCGTGAAGTCCTCCCGCCGGCAGCGCCAGGACCAGTTGCCGCGTTCACTGGCTGGCAGGTTCATGCGCCCTTCACTCCCCAGCCCCAGGACATCCTGCATCGGAACAATCGCCGTATGGGCCACGCTGGCGTAAGCCGCCCGGATGAAATCCCAGTGAATCTCAGCGCCATTGGTGTTGAGATACGCCCGACAGAAAGCCCGTTCCCGCTCAATCCCTTCGGCGTCGCGCGTCGAACCGACGCCCGGACGACTGGCATACCAGCCAACCGTCGTGTCGTTGTCGTGCGTTCCGGTATAAACCACGGCATTGGGAACGTAGTTATGCGGCAGGTCCTGATTGTTGGGATCGCCGCCAAAGGCAAACTGCAACACCCGCATGCCGGGAAAACCGAAGGCATCGCGCAGCGCCACGACATCCGGGGTAATCACACCCAGGTCTTCGGCAATGATGGGCAGGACGCCAAACGCACGTCTCATTGCCGTAAACAGCTTGCGTCCGGGTGTTTTGACCCACCTGCCGGTAGCCGCCGTCGGCGCGTCGGCCGGAATGGTCCAGCAGGCAGCAAAACCACGGAAGTGATCCAGCCGCACGACATCCACGAGCCGGAACAGATGGCGCATCCGGGCCAGCCACCAGCCAAAACCAGTGTCCGCCATGCGCTGCCATCGGTAGAGGGGATTGCCCCAGAGCTGTCCCGTGGCACTGAAGTAGTCCGGCGGTACGCCGGCAACATGCGTGGGCCGCCCCTCGGCATCGAGCTTGAACAGTTCCCGGTTGGCCCAGACATCGGCCGAGTCGTAGGCGACAAAAATTGGCGCGTCGCCGATGATGCGGATGCCACGGCGGTGACAGGCTTCACGGGTGCGCTGCCACTGGCGGAAGAAAAGCCACTGCTGAAACTGGTGCGAGGCCACGGCCGTACTCAGGTTGCGCCGGGCGGCTTCCAGCGCCGCTGGCTTCCGGTCGCGCAACTCTGGCGGCCACGTATGCCACGCGCGGCCGCCGTGGGCATCTTTGAGCGCCCGGAAGAGCGCATAATCGGTCAGCCAGTCGGCTTCAGCCGCGCAAAACGCCTCGAAATCGGCTCGCCAGGCATCCGGGGCGGCCGCCGCGAAACGCTCAAAGGCTTCCGCCAGAAGCCTCTGCTTCCAGGTGATGACCGCGCCGTAATCCACACGTTGTTCGGAGAAAGGCGGACGTTCGTGCAGCCGTTGGCGCGGCACGAGACCCAGTTCAACCAGGGTTTCCGATGGAATCAGCAGTGGGTTTCCGGCAAAGGCCGACAGGCCGGCGTAAGGCGAGTCGCCGTAGCCGGTGGGCACCAGCGGCAGGATTTGCCAGTAGGTTTGGCCCGCAGCAGCAAGAAAATCGAGCCATTGTTCGAGATGCCCGTCCAGCGTGCCAATGCCATCCGGCCCGGGCAACGAGGTGGGGTGCAACAACAGGCCGCAGGCGCGCGGCCACCGGTAGGTTGTCACGGACGTGTTATTTTGGGAAGCAAGCTGCTGCCGGAGTCAAAGAAACTCTCGTGCAGCCGCCGGGGATCGGGAGCCTCGACCGGCAACCGGGAGACAGTTTGCTCGATGACCCGCCGCAACTTGCCAAAGAGAAGGTTGACATCAAACAGCAGGGGACGTTCGGGGGAACAGTGGAGTTCGAGGCATCCCGACTGACCATCTTCAAACCGCAGGGGAATCACCAGCTTCACAACGGGACAATCCTCCTCCCCGGTGGCTGTGGCCGCCGTCCAGGTGGCAATGACCAGCGCCCCCCGGCGGGCAAACCGAAAGCCGGGGTGTTCCTGGACGTGCCAGGCATACTTGAGCGGCAGGTGAATTTCGACCTGGGTGAAATCGGTCGCCTCGAAGCATTTGCTCAGGTGGGTGTAAAACGCCTCGAAGCTCTCTGAACCCAGCAGAGACTCGGTCAGTTCGTGAATGCGGATGTTGTTGGCAATGACGCTCCGCTGGTTGAGCGACCGCTGGATAACCCGCCCGATTTCACCAAACTCGTGGTAGCCGAAGTGCTGCACAGCAATCCAGATGACAATGCCCAGCGTCAGCAGAATCAACCCCAGCAGGCGGTTGGGCGAGTTGTACGCCAGCAGACTCATGAGCGCAAAGAAGGCGGACAGGCCGTACAGAAAGATGGTCGTCGTGCGGTGTGAATAGCCCTGCGCCAGCAACCGATGGTGCATGTGCCGGCGGTCGGCTTCAAAAATGGGCTTGCCGGCCAGGAACCGCCGCCCGATGGAGAGCGCCGTTTCCATGATGGGCAGCCCGAAGGCCAGCAGTGGAATGGCCACGGTCACGGTGGTGGCGGATTTCTGCGCATACAGCAGCGCCAGCCCGGCCAGCGTGAAGCCAATGAACAGGCTGCCGCAGTCACCCATAAACACCGTCGCCGGATTGAAGTTGTACTTCAGAAAACCGGCTGTACCGCCGGCCAGCGCGCACAGCAGCAGCGCCAGTGGCACATTGCCGTTGGCCGCCGCCACGTAAGCCAGAGTAAGCGTCGAAAACAGCGCCGCGCCGGCCGACAGCCCATCCACACCGTCAATGAGGTTGAAGGCATTGCTGATGCCGACCAGCCACAGCACCGTGATGGGCAGCCCCCAGATACCAAGCTCGATGGTCGTGCCGGTCAGGGGATTGGGCAGACTCGTAATTCCCTGAACGGTGAAGTGAAACCAGGTGGCAATAAGAACCTCGATGACAAACTTCACACCGGCCCGTAACCGCCAGATGTCATCCACCAGACCCAGGATGAACATTGCCAGCGTGGGCAACAGGAACTTGGCCGACAGAGCCACTGTGCCGCTGAGTTGTCCGCCGGCCTCAAATCCGAACGCTGTGGTCACTCCCACCAGAAAAGCCAGAAAAATGGCAATGCCGCCGACGCGCGGAATGGGCCGGGTGTGGACGTGGCGTGCCGCCGATGGCGTATCCACGAGCGATTCCCAGCGGCGCGCCCAGTTGCGAATCAGCGGCGTCAGAAGAAAAGCCGCCACCAGGGACGCGCAGAAAACCGCGGCATACGTCAGCATGCGAACCAGACTCCTCTCTTCCGGGCTTTGACCTGGTTGGTGCGCTATGCCTTGTCAGAACATTCCAGCCGGATTGTCTATGATGCCCGGTGGAATGTCCAGCCCGGATGTGGTCTGCGGAGCCTGCCGGCAGCCCCGAAACATCTTCAGGAAGAACAGCTTATTTCGAGGCGACGCCCCCAGTCCGGCGGCGGTTCGGCATACCGGGCCGCCTCCGGCTGCTCGGCATAGGGCTGTCGCAGGACGGTCAGCAGCCGCTCGATTTCGGAGAAATCACCTTCCTCGGCACGTTCAATGGCGATCTGGGCCAGATAGTTGCGCAGGATGTACTTCGGATTGACGCTGCGCATGCGCGCCTGGCGTTCTGATGACGGCACGCCTTCCTGGGCCAGCCGACAGCCGTACTTCGTCAGCCAGGCTGCCACGGCTTCCCGATCCACAAACAGGTCCTGCAGGCGTGCATTCGCGGGATGCACCGGGTCTTCCGGGACGGTTTCCGCCAGCCGCCGGAACGCGAGGGTGTAATCGGCCCGGTTCTGTGCCAGCAGTTCCAACCAGTCGGCCAGCAGTTCGGCGTCTCCCGGTTGCGGGTGGTGCAACCCCAGTTTGGCGAACATCAGCCGCTCATACTCGTCAAAAAACACGTCCCGAAAAGCGTTGAGGCTGTCCACCAGCCGCTCGCGCGGCACCCAGGGGAGGAAGGTCTGCGCCAGACAGCGCAGATTCCACAGGGCAATGCCCGGCTGCTGGTTGAAGGCATACCGCCCGGTGACATCCGAATGGTTGCAGATGAAGTGCGGGTCGTAGTCGTCCAGAAAACCAAAGGGGCCGTAATCGAGCGTCAGGCCCAGAATGGACATGTTGTCGGTATTGAGTACGCCGTGGGCAAACCCGACAGCCTGCCACTGGGCAACCAGCCGCGCCGTCCGGTTCACGACTTCCTGCAGGAAGGCGGCAAAGCGGTCTTCTTCACCGAGCGCCTGAAGTTCCGGGAAAAACTGCCCGATGACGTAATCGGCCAGACGCGCCACATCCGCCAGGCGACGGCGATGGAAAAACACCTCGAACGAACCAAACCGCACGTGCGTCGGGGCCAGCCGAACCAGCAGCGCCCCCCGCTCGACCGTCTCCCGGTACACCGGCTCGTCGCTGCCGATGATGCAGAGGGCGCGCGTCGTGGGGATGCCAAGCGCGTGCATGGCTTCGCTACCGAGATACTCCCGAATCGTCGAGCGCAGGACAGCGCGGCCGTCGCCCATGCGGGAATAGGGTGTACGGCCACTGCCCTTGACTTGCAGGTCCCACCTCTCACCGCGCGCATTGCGCACTTCGCCAAGCAGGAGGGCGCGGCCGTCGCCAAGCTGCGGCACATACACGCCGAACTGGTGGCCGGCATAGAGCGCCGCCAGCGGCTCGGCGCCGGGCAGTGCTTTTTCGCCGTTGAAGTACGCCACAAAGTCCGGGCGGGCCGCCTCGGAAGGGTCCAGGTCCAGCAGGGCGGCGGCTTCCGGGTTGAAGGCCACCAGACGGGCGCCACGCAGCGGCGTCGGTGCCACCCGGCTGTAGTAGTCTTCCGGCAAGGTGGTGTATGTATTGTCGAAGACCAGCGTCTCAAGCGTACGTGACAAAGGCGAACGGCTCCTTGCGGCCAAGGCGCAGGAAACAGCCGGGGCTGTTTCCGGCCGGGGTGTGTTCTGCCGGATGACAGACAGGCCGCATTGAAGCGGTTTATCCCACCAAAACCAACCTGCTCTGCCGTATGGAAACCTTCCTTCAACAACTCATCAACGGGCTGGCGCTCGGCAGCATTTACGCGCTCATTGCCTTGGGCTACACGATGGTCTATGGCGTGCTGCGGCTCATCAACTTTGCCCACGGAGACGTGTACATGCTGGGGACGTTTGCCGGCTACTACACGGCGCTGCGGCTGGGCTTTTCCGAAGTCAACCCGTCATGGTTGCAGGCAGCCGTGGTTTTGCTGGTGGCTATGTTGCTGTGCGCCGTGGTTGGGCTGGCCATTGAGCGGCTGGCCTACCGTCCGATTCGCCAGGCTTCCCGCCTGACGGCGCTCATCACGGCGATTGGCGTATCGCTGTTTCTGGAAAACCTGGGGCAGATTGTCTTTGGCGCCAACCCCAAGTTTTTCCCGCAACTGCTTCCACCCGGACAGTTTCCGGTCTATGGCGCGGCCCGGATCACCACTCCCGACCTGGCCATTCTGGGCGCATCGCTGCTGCTGACGGTAGGGCTGCACCAGCTCGTCCACCGGACGGCTTTCGGACGCGCCATGCGCGCTGTGGCCCATGACCTGGACACGGCCAAGCTGATGGGCATTGACACCAACCGCATCATTGCCCTGACCTTTGCCCTTGGCTCGGCGCTGGCGGCGGCGGCCGGCATTCTCGTGGCCCTGCGTTATCCGAAGTTCGACCCGCTGATTGGCATCACGACGGGACTCAAGGCGTTCATTGCGGCGGTTCTGGGAGGCATTGGCAACGTCACCGGCGCGGTGCTGGGCGGCGTCATTATCGGATTGGCGGAAACGATGGCGACCGGCTACCTGCCAGCGGCGCTCAATCCCTACAAGGACGCCGTGGCCTTTGCCATTCTGGTCACGGTGCTGCTCGTACGACCCACGGGTCTGCTCGGCACGACGGCCCCGGAAAAAGTTTAGGACGAAAACGGAGTCAACGCCTTGCCGTCAACGGTGGCTATCATCCCTGCCCGCTACGACGCCACGCGCCTGCCCGGCAAGCCGCTCATTGACCTCGCTGGGCAGCCGATGATTCAGCGCGTCTATGCCCGGGTTCGGCAGGTACCGGAGATTGAACAGGTTATCGTCGCCACGGACGATCCCCGGATTGCGGATGCCGTTGTGCAGTTTGGCGGTGAAGCCCGGATGACCCGCGCCGATCACCTCAGCGGCACTGACCGCATTGCCGAGGTGGCCGCGACGCTCGATGCCGAAATCATCGTCAACGTCCAGGGCGATGAACCGCTCATCGCACCCGAAACCATTACGGCAGCCCTGCACCCGGTGCAGTCCGAGCCGGACCTGCCCCTGGCAACGACTTGCGAGCCGCTGGAGGCGGCGGATGCTGAAAATCCTCACGTGGTCAAGGTGGTGTGTGATGCCCAGGGTAACGCGCTGTATTTTTCACGCGCCCCGATTCCCTATCCACGCCAGCCGGACATCGCCCGGACCCTGTGGCGGAAGCACACGGGGCTGTACGTTTACCGCCGCCGGGCACTGCTGCACCTGACGGCGCTTCCGCCAGCGCCACTCGAACTGGCCGAAGGACTGGAACAACTCCGCGCGCTGACCCATGGCCTGCGGATTCGCGTCGTGGAGACAAAACACCGCGCCATTGGCGTGGACACCCCCGACGATGTCGTGCGTGTCCGCCAATGGCTGGCCAGGCTGGAAAGCAGCGCGTTGCCGGAGTAAAGCCGGAAACGGCCGGGGCTACCGTGGATCGTACCAATCCGTCGTGGGCCGGCCTGTAATCCGTGGCGTTTTCCGTGGGATGGGCTTGGTGTACTGCTCCGGCTGAAAGGCGGAAGTGCGGCGGCTGGCGTAAAAACCGGCCGGAAGTTTTCGCCCCCGTGGGATTTCACGTCCAAAGCCACCTGCTGGCGCCGGTGGGGTTGTATTCATGACTGGCGGGGAAGTAACCCGGGCTGCATAAAAGTTGCGCGACAACTTGCGTCCTTCGGGAATATCCGATGAACTGCGGTAGGGTGACAGCCGGGAGGGAATTTCTTCAGCCATTGGTGTAAGACCTCACAAACCTGTAGCTTTTGGCCTGTAGCTTTTGGCCTGTAGCTTTTGGCAGCACAGCATCGGCTTTCAGCCCCAGTCAGGCTGGGGGCAAAGCCGCTGACCAGGCTGTACACATCTATACACGTCCCGGCAACCGACTGACCATGCAACTTCGCAGGAGGCAGGCAGGTCACATGACCTTGGTGGAACCAACTGCCCGGGCCACGGCCGACAGCAGCACTTCCGGGGTAAAGGGCTTTTGCAAAAACACGGTCGCCTGGGCGGACAACTCGCCGGAGGTGACTTCTTCGCTGTAACCGCTCACGACCAGTACCGGAATCTGTGGCTTGTACTGGCGGATGGACTGAAGGCACCCCAACCCGTCGAGCTTGGGCAGCAGGGCATCGAGGATGACCAACTCGAAGGCGTCAGGCTGTTCGGCGAAGCGGGCGACACCCTGCTGCCCGTCCGTGGCCACAACCACGTCGTAGCCGACTTCGTGCAGGATTTCCGTAAAGAGCTGGGCAATCAGGTTGTCATCCTCGACGACCAGGACAAGCCTTGCGGCTTCCGGCAGGAGAGGGATTCCTCCGGGCGTCCGCCGCAGGTTTTCCGCCACCGGCTGCTCGCCGGTTCTGCCTGACCGCAACGCCGGAAACCGTACCTCGAAGCAACTGCCTTTTCCGGGAACACTCTTGACGCCAACGGTTCCACCGTGCGCCGTGACGATCCCGTGAACGACTGAGAGGCCAAGTCCGGCCCCATCGCCCAAGTCTTTGGTTGTGAAAAACGGGTCGAAGATATGCTGGCGGGTGGTTTCATCCATACCGACGCCGGTATCGGCCACGGTCAGACACACACAGTGTCCGGCAAGCTGGCCGCTGAGGGTACGTCCATCGCGTTGCACAGGAAAGACATCGGCCCGGGTGCCCAGAGTCAGTGTTCCTCCGTCGGGCATGGCATCGCAGGCGTTGCGGCACAGGTTGATAATGACCTGCTGAATCTGGTCGGGATCGCCCTCAAATGGCGGCAAATCCGGCAGCAGGCTCGTCACCAACTCGACGTTGGGCGGCAACAGGCTGCGTACGAAAAACAGGCTGTCTTCAACCACGGCATTCAGGTTCACCGTCTGGCGCGAGGCTTCCTTCTGACGGCCAAAAGCCAGCAGCTTGGATACCAACTGTGCCGCGCGCTCAGCGGAATCTTCGATGGCCCGGAAGTATTCATCGAGGGTCGGGTCATTCATCTGGCTGGACTTGCGGTGGGCCAGCCGCGAAAACCCAAGGATGCTGTTGAGCAGGTTGTTGAAGTCATGGGCAATCCCGCCAGCCAGCCGTCCCACAGCTTCCATTTTGTGGATTTGCTGGAGCGTGGCTTGCAGGCGCTTGCGCTCTTCCACGTCGCGCATGACGGCGATGAGGTACTTTTTGCCGCCGGAAAAAAACTCGGAAACCGAGTTTTCGAGGGTCACTGTCGTTCCGTCAGCACGCTGGGCCGTGAACTCGTAGGTAGCCGGAGCGACTTCTCCCCGCATACGGCGCTGGGTGTAATCCCGCAACCGGACTTCCTCGTGCGGCGCGCACATAACGGCAAAATCCTGCCCAACAAGGGCCTCTGGCGTTTCCACGCCATAGAGGCGCGCCACGGCCTGATTGGCATAGACGATCCGCTGGTCATCTTCGACGATAATGCCATCCAGGGTCGCGTTGAGAATGGCATGAAACCACTCCTCCCGCTGGCGCAGTCGTTCGTTCAGGTGCTGGGCTTCGGTCACATCCTGCAGAAGTGCCAGTTGGCAGGGCAGGTCTCCGATGACGAGCGTCACGGCCGAGAGCACAGCTTCCCCAATCCGACCATCGCGTGTCCGGTAACTGCCCCGGAAGTCCAGGACCCGGCCATGTGCCTCCAGCTCGTGATAGTAGCGCTCGCGTTCTTCA
Proteins encoded:
- a CDS encoding DUF3810 domain-containing protein; the protein is MHRPAALTWSLWLLAGVVSGSAYGLRRLAEACPAWVEGLYARRLYPLLAAWVGWPARLVPFSLAEVLVGFLGLGGLGLLGWALWRGRRERPRLGILLGRGVPVILLVVGLGTHVFLLLFGYHYARSAVRQTFALTPPPPDPVALEQFARTCIERANAELAAAAPVMDAEQGSRLPMSPAQLASLLTESFRRCPELSHLADIPFAPPKAPWSSELMARAGISGIFIPFTGEPHYDAHQPASSLPFTLAHEMAHQRGFAFESEANFVAAVVCLRSDHPYIRYSGWAGAARYALRDLARTPERYAAVMALAGDGLRADWQAQRRYWSRYASGRLARVSARLNHAYLQANGVSSGIANYGEVTGWLLAWQAAGRLPEPTERGS
- a CDS encoding 5-(carboxyamino)imidazole ribonucleotide synthase, producing the protein MTQRIAILGGGQLARMSAVAAYRLGCEVGIVARPGDDSPALRLATERFVGDWSSPALLDAVAAYADVVLLENEFIAPDILRYLEATGKCQVVPSSQTIALVQDKFFQKTALAQAGLPVPRFTAVDTPDDVLAASHRFGLPLVLKCRTNGYDGYGNELIRGTTDIAPAFEKLLRRGSPLMVEEFIPFTKELAVMAVRNQRGEEVIYPVVETIQHAHVCHTVLAPAAVSETTAANVTALARQVLEAIHGTGIFGIELFLLNDGEVLINEIAPRPHNSGHYTIEACETSQFENHIRSGLNLPLGSPRMRTPVAVMVNLLSGFEAPAQPTGLETALQVPGVTVHLYGKKASRPGRKMGHVTALGADLVETRERALRAARAIAI
- a CDS encoding metallophosphatase domain-containing protein produces the protein MSVRIVVISDTHGNHDFHVPEGDILIHAGDFTRRGTMDELRLFDAFLRRQPHPHKFVVSGNHDHCAQENQGAPHALLENAVHLLDASAVACGLKIYGSPWQPWFMNGAFNLWKKTALREKWDLIPEGIDILITHTPPYDILDRTQFGWRVGCDELRAAVERVAPRLHVFGHIHEAYGRMRKGTTEFVNAALCNLRYRLVNAPVVVDLEV
- the malQ gene encoding 4-alpha-glucanotransferase, which codes for MTTYRWPRACGLLLHPTSLPGPDGIGTLDGHLEQWLDFLAAAGQTYWQILPLVPTGYGDSPYAGLSAFAGNPLLIPSETLVELGLVPRQRLHERPPFSEQRVDYGAVITWKQRLLAEAFERFAAAAPDAWRADFEAFCAAEADWLTDYALFRALKDAHGGRAWHTWPPELRDRKPAALEAARRNLSTAVASHQFQQWLFFRQWQRTREACHRRGIRIIGDAPIFVAYDSADVWANRELFKLDAEGRPTHVAGVPPDYFSATGQLWGNPLYRWQRMADTGFGWWLARMRHLFRLVDVVRLDHFRGFAACWTIPADAPTAATGRWVKTPGRKLFTAMRRAFGVLPIIAEDLGVITPDVVALRDAFGFPGMRVLQFAFGGDPNNQDLPHNYVPNAVVYTGTHDNDTTVGWYASRPGVGSTRDAEGIERERAFCRAYLNTNGAEIHWDFIRAAYASVAHTAIVPMQDVLGLGSEGRMNLPASERGNWSWRCRREDFTASAAKRLRELAYLYGRLPGSSGSD
- a CDS encoding glycosyltransferase family 4 protein; translated protein: MLTYAAVFCASLVAAFLLTPLIRNWARRWESLVDTPSAARHVHTRPIPRVGGIAIFLAFLVGVTTAFGFEAGGQLSGTVALSAKFLLPTLAMFILGLVDDIWRLRAGVKFVIEVLIATWFHFTVQGITSLPNPLTGTTIELGIWGLPITVLWLVGISNAFNLIDGVDGLSAGAALFSTLTLAYVAAANGNVPLALLLCALAGGTAGFLKYNFNPATVFMGDCGSLFIGFTLAGLALLYAQKSATTVTVAIPLLAFGLPIMETALSIGRRFLAGKPIFEADRRHMHHRLLAQGYSHRTTTIFLYGLSAFFALMSLLAYNSPNRLLGLILLTLGIVIWIAVQHFGYHEFGEIGRVIQRSLNQRSVIANNIRIHELTESLLGSESFEAFYTHLSKCFEATDFTQVEIHLPLKYAWHVQEHPGFRFARRGALVIATWTAATATGEEDCPVVKLVIPLRFEDGQSGCLELHCSPERPLLFDVNLLFGKLRRVIEQTVSRLPVEAPDPRRLHESFFDSGSSLLPKITRP
- a CDS encoding protein adenylyltransferase SelO; translation: MSRTLETLVFDNTYTTLPEDYYSRVAPTPLRGARLVAFNPEAAALLDLDPSEAARPDFVAYFNGEKALPGAEPLAALYAGHQFGVYVPQLGDGRALLLGEVRNARGERWDLQVKGSGRTPYSRMGDGRAVLRSTIREYLGSEAMHALGIPTTRALCIIGSDEPVYRETVERGALLVRLAPTHVRFGSFEVFFHRRRLADVARLADYVIGQFFPELQALGEEDRFAAFLQEVVNRTARLVAQWQAVGFAHGVLNTDNMSILGLTLDYGPFGFLDDYDPHFICNHSDVTGRYAFNQQPGIALWNLRCLAQTFLPWVPRERLVDSLNAFRDVFFDEYERLMFAKLGLHHPQPGDAELLADWLELLAQNRADYTLAFRRLAETVPEDPVHPANARLQDLFVDREAVAAWLTKYGCRLAQEGVPSSERQARMRSVNPKYILRNYLAQIAIERAEEGDFSEIERLLTVLRQPYAEQPEAARYAEPPPDWGRRLEISCSS
- a CDS encoding branched-chain amino acid ABC transporter permease, which encodes METFLQQLINGLALGSIYALIALGYTMVYGVLRLINFAHGDVYMLGTFAGYYTALRLGFSEVNPSWLQAAVVLLVAMLLCAVVGLAIERLAYRPIRQASRLTALITAIGVSLFLENLGQIVFGANPKFFPQLLPPGQFPVYGAARITTPDLAILGASLLLTVGLHQLVHRTAFGRAMRAVAHDLDTAKLMGIDTNRIIALTFALGSALAAAAGILVALRYPKFDPLIGITTGLKAFIAAVLGGIGNVTGAVLGGVIIGLAETMATGYLPAALNPYKDAVAFAILVTVLLVRPTGLLGTTAPEKV
- the kdsB gene encoding 3-deoxy-manno-octulosonate cytidylyltransferase; translated protein: MPSTVAIIPARYDATRLPGKPLIDLAGQPMIQRVYARVRQVPEIEQVIVATDDPRIADAVVQFGGEARMTRADHLSGTDRIAEVAATLDAEIIVNVQGDEPLIAPETITAALHPVQSEPDLPLATTCEPLEAADAENPHVVKVVCDAQGNALYFSRAPIPYPRQPDIARTLWRKHTGLYVYRRRALLHLTALPPAPLELAEGLEQLRALTHGLRIRVVETKHRAIGVDTPDDVVRVRQWLARLESSALPE